The sequence AATGCTGCCTGCCCCCTATACTAATGCGGCCTACCTCTTATACCAATGCGGCCTACCTCCTATACCTATGCGGCCTACCTGCTATACCAATGCGGCCTACCTCCTATACCAATGCGGCCTACCTCCTATACCAATGCGGCCTACCGTCTATACCAATGCGGCTTACCTCCTATACCTATGCGGCCTACCCGCTATACCAATGCTGCCTGCCCCCTATACCAATGCGGCCTACCTCCTATACCAATGCGGCCTACCTCCTATACCAATGCTGCCTGCCTCCTATACCAATGCGGCCTATACCAATGCGGCCTACCTCCTATACCTATGCGGCCTACCTCCTATACCAATGCGGCCTACCTCCTATACCAATGCGGCCTACCGTCTATACCAATGCTGCCTGCCCCCTATACCAATGCGGCCTACCGTCTATACCAATGCGGCCTACCTCCTGTACCAATGCAgcctacaacttccatcatgcctggacagccaaagctaaaactttggctgtccaggcctgatcggagttgtagttttgcaacagttggagggccgaaggttccctacccctgatctataccAAGAGTTACAGCACCAGAGTGATCGCCAGATCCTGCTGCAGTACATAAACActatataaggggagatttatcaaacatggtgtaaagtgaaaccggctcagtcgctcctagcaaccaatcagattccacctttcattcctcacagactctttagaaaatgaaaggtggaatttggttgctaggggcaactgagccagtttcactggtcccagcaagtacgATGTTTTCGACTGCACTTTGTTCACACCATGACAACTCCGGCGTCCAGTTGTCTTTGCCGCTATGATACATTGGTGATCCAAAGACCTGCGCAGGTTTCCCCAACCAATGACTGATCATGGGGACAAGTTTCCATCTGCTACAGAGGCCATTATTATCCATCATCTACCCAGAGATCCTACTGTGCCCAGCGCCCATGTCCTGCTGCACCACCTGCTCTACTGTGCCCAGTGCCCATGTCCTGCTGCACCACCTGCTCTACTGTGCCCAGCGCCCATGTCCTGCTGCACCACCTGCTCTACTGTGCCCAGCGCCCATGTCCTGCTGCACCACCTGCTCTACTGTGCCCAGCGCCCATGTCCTGCTGCACCACCTGCTCTACTGTGCCCGGTGCCCATGTCCTGCTGCACCACCTGCTCTACTGTGCCCAGTGCCCATGTCCTGCTGCACCACCTGCTCTACTGTGCCCAGTGCCCATGTCCTGCTGCACCACCTGCTCTACTGTGCCCAGTGCCCATGTCCTGCTGCACCACCTGCTCTACTGTGCCCGGTGCCCATGTCCTGCTGCACCACCTGCTCTACTGTGCCCAGGTTCCAGGTGTGCAATTCCTGGTGGTCTCTATTCCTCCTGTATTCAACAGGAATCTGACTTCCTACCATTCCCTGGTGTCACAGTCCCTCCTGTCCCTGGTGTCACAGTCCCTCCTGTCCCTGGTGTCACAGTCCCTCCTGTCCCTGGTGTCATAGTCCCTCCTGTCCCTGGTCTCACAGTCCCTCCTGTCCCTGGTGTCACAGTCCCTCCTGTCCCTGGTGTCATAGTCCCTCCTGTCCCTGGTCTCACAGTCCCTTCTGTCCCTGGTGTCACAGTCCCTCCTGTCCCTGGTCTCATAGTCCCTCCTGTCTCTGGTCTCACAGTCCCTTCTGTCCCTGGTGTCACAGTCCCTCCTGTCCCTGGTCTCATAGTCCCTCCTGTCCCTGGTCTCATAGTCCCTCCTGTCCCTGGTCTCATAGTCCCTCCTGTCCTTGGTGTCACAGTCCCTCCTGTCCCTGGTCTCACAGTCCCTCCTGTCCCTGGTCTCACAGTCCCTCCTGTCCCTGGTCTCACAGTCCTTCCTGTCCCTGGTCTCACAGTCCCTCCTGTCCCTGGTCTCACAGTCCCTCCTGTCCCTGGTCTCACAGTCCTTCCTGTCCCTGGTCTCATAGTCCCTCCTGTCCTTGGTGTCACAGTCCCTCCTGTCCCTGGTCTCACAGTCCCTCCTGTCCCTGGTCTCACAGTCCCTCCTGTCCCTGGTCTCACAGTCCTTCCTGTCCCTGGTCTCATAGTCCCTCCTGTCCTTGGTGTCACAGTCCCTCCTGTCCCTGGTCTCACAGTCCCTCCTGTCCCTGGTCTCACAGTCCCTCCTGTCCCTGGTCTCACAGTCCTTCCTGTCCCTGGTCTCACAGTCCCTCCTGTCCCTGGTCTCACAGTCCCTCCTGTCCCCGGCCTCACAGTCCCTCCTGTCCCTGGTCTCACAGTCCCTCCTGTCCCTGGTCTCACAGTCCCTCCTGTCCCTGGTCTCACAGTCCCTCCTGTCCCTGGTCTCACAGTCCCTCCTGTCCCTGGTCTCACAGTCCTTCCTGTCCCTGGTCTCACAGTTCCTCCTGTCGTTGGTCTCACAGTCCCTCCTGTCCCTGGTGTCACAGTCCCTCCTGTCCCTGGTGTCACAGTCCCTCCTGTCCCTGGTCTCACAGTCCCTCCTGTCCCTGGTCTCACAGTCCCTCCTGTCCCTGGTCTCACAGTCCCTCCTGTCCCTGGTCTCACAGTCCCTCCTGTCCCTGGTCTCACAGTCCCTCCTGTCCCTGGTCTCACAGTCCCTCCTGTCCCTGGCCTCACAGTCCCTCCTGTCCCCGGCCTCACAGTCCCTCCTGTCCCCGGCCTCACAGTCCCTCCTGTCCCTGGTGTCATAGTCCCTCCTGTCCCTGGCCTCACAGTCCCTCATGTCCCCGGCCTCACAGTCCCTCCTGTCCCTGGTCTCATAGTTGGAGGCTGTACCACATCTGCTTCCCATAGTGTGTACTGCTATATATCTGTATCCCATGTAGACTCTTCTATCccctgtgtgtgatgtatataggatgtatatgatgtatatgggatgtatatgatgtatatgggatgtatatatgatgtatatgatgtatatgagaTGTGTATAGGATGTATTTGATGTATATGGGATGTATACAGGATGTATATACatgatgtatatatgatgtacacTGCTCTGGccgcctcctcttctcttcatacAAGGAAATTCTATTATGGGATTCATTTTATCATCCATATTAGAAGTAAACAGTTCCTACCGCGGAGGGATGCGCGGGCCGCGCCCTCTCTATAGACCCCAGCGCTGTGTGAAGCGTCCCGCGGCGGAGGGATCTAAAGGAAGAGCGGAGCGCGGTGCTGAGAGACCGGGAAGATGGAGAACGCGCGGGAGAGGTGAGCCCGGTGTACAGCGCCGAGTACCGGCCTTATATCAGGGCTCCTACACCCGTATAGCAGCAGTATAATACCCATATATACCGGCTATGGCGATGTTCATAGGCCGAGAATGTGTAGAGAACCGTTGTGGGCGGGGCGAGCGTGTCATGCCCCGCCCCTGTGACTGTTTATGAGGCCTCCAGCAGCCTGGTCCTGTCATACACAGCCACAATATCTCAGGGGTCTCATGTgtatgtctatgtctatgaggGCCTGTCACgtacacatacctatatatatatatatttcatacagACAAGGCTGGAGTTTTTAATCaccagtaacattttttttttgtgtgattaAAATGGCCGTTTTGTGACTTATTTTCCccaacggggctgtatggggtgtgatTTTTGTACATcggacgtattgatcgctttttatcatttttaaaaaaaatataatacaaaatcagcaatcttggcgTTTTTTGCCATTTATTGTTtgcgccgttcaccgtgcgggaataatattgttttattagatcggacaattacacatgtTACGGcatattatgtttattttatagtttttatgtgttttatttatataatgggaaaaggggggtgatttagacttgaGGGAGGTGCTTTGGCacatttttaaaacctttttttatttttattctttacactttttaaagcggcactatcagcaggtttttcccagagaacctgctgatatgcagtAGTAGCTATGTATGTCAATAATACACAGCctctactttaaagggaacctgtcaccccccgtgccgggactCTGTcccggccgacccccgctagagacccttatatttACGCCGTGCATGAAGTCCCGCTCCCGCTGCCGAGATATCACAGTCGGAAGACCAGCatgcgcgcatcagagatgaggctgacgcttatagagaatgaatggagccgtcattctctatgagcgtcggactcatctctgatgtgcGCGCGCTGGGCTTCTGACGGTGAAATCTCGGCGGCAGGTGCGGCTCCAGAAACGGGAATTTGTGCACGTACAAGTATAAGGGTTTCTAGTGGGGGGTTGGCCAGGCTctgccctggcacggggggtgaccggttccctttaagccctctcCGCCCCCGAATTGTTTGTAAAATCACGACGGATGTTGCTCTGGGCCAGAGAGCAACGTCGCAtgtatacagcccactatgcagttatgaatatgcatagtgggctggaCGGGAAGCGAGGGGCTGGGCGGGCCGCGGTGTTGCTTTCTGGCCCAGAGCAAtcccctaaatgctcttatgcaggtaatttgcataagagcatttagtgattttacaaacaatgcgagGGAGGAGAGGGCCTAAAGTAGTGGCtgtgtattactgacatacatAGCTACTACGGCATATCAGCAGATTCTCTGGGAAGAACccgctgatagtgccgctttaagtccccctaggggactataacTTACATACATAAGATCtgtaacactgatcattgcaatgctataggcatagcattgatcagtgttacctGTGATCATTGCACTGAGCCCGCCTGTGGCCTGTGACAGACTATGCAGTGATCGCCCATCTGACTGCCAGGAAAGAGGTAAGAGCAGTATTatggatgcagctctggaggtgagtgGAGCACAGTGCACACTGTAGATATTAGTAAAGCAGCATTAACTCGTTTTCCTTAGACTTTTATGTTGTCTTTTCTTGTAGATCATCCGAGAGAGAACTATTATCTTCATCCCAAGATGTCGTCATCAGGGAAATAAGCAGCGTGGATCCTATTGTAACGTCACCAGACGAGAGCGCAAAGCAGAAGGAGAAGAAGGTGCAGCATGCCCCCTCCAGATCCTCCATTGTGCCGGCCTCCCACCACAGGTCCTCTCACGCTGTGGACAGACATGGGCAGTCGTCCTCTGCTGGTGGGGCGTTAGATCTGCAGTCTCTGGTGCGCTCTggatcatcctcctccctctccggcATCACTGTTCCCATACGTTTGGATGCTTTGTCCTACTTGCTGAATAATGCAGTTTTGGGAGCCAGTAAAGTGCCTTCTCAGACGCCAAGCTACCCACCTATGTGCCCAGGCTGTCCATACACACAGATGGGATATCCCTATGGTGCCTATATGGGTTCACCTTATAATATGCCCTATATGAACCAGTTTCCTGCATGTCAGCAGCCAGGTCTAATGTCATGTGGGACCCCGCAAGGAGTTCAAGCATGCCCAAACCCAATGCCAAATTTTAGCCAGTTTATGGTTGGCCCTACACCTGGCCAAAACCAGAGCACGTTTTCCAGTGTTATGCCCCCGACTGGAACATTTCTTACTACTAGTACAATGAACATGGCGACTCAGTCAGGGCAAGGAAATGCTCAGGCTGACAGTAATACCTGGGGCCAGAAAGCCAACGAAGGGTTTGGAAATAATAAAAGTAACAACCCGTTCTCTTCTAACTTTGAGAAGCAGACTTCGCCATCACCGCAGCAGGGATACCCAAGATTTGGAGAAAAGCAGAGCGAGGACGGCTGGTTTGGCAGAGCGTCAAACAATTCTTACAGGGGGTCcggaaggggcagaggggactTTGGTGGTCGATCCTGGCAGAATaattccactggacaagatagaCGATTTGGAGACAGATCATGGAACACGAATAATGGTGGTCGGAGGAGGTTCCAGGAGAGTCCTGACAGAAACCAGGACAGAGGTGGCTCCTTTAAACGTGGTCGCTGGCAGGATggcagagggagagggggagataATCGAGATGGTTGGCAGCAAAGAAATCGCCAAAGCTTTTCTCCTCCTTGGTCTAATGCTGGATCGTCTCAGGGAGGGTTCAAGGCAAACGAAGAAGAAAAAGTAGTCAGCAAGACTGAGGAATCTAATGACAAAGATGAAGATTGGGAGATGGAGTATGCAGGAGAACCTTCAGCCCCGGAGACTTCAAACACTTCATTGCCTCTTACATCAAAGACCGGAGAAGATGAGGACATAAGTATTGGGTCGGCCGCAGACCTGGCTCAGACAAAGGAAGAGGGAGAAGTAGATTCTGACAAAGCCGTCCGGGAGACAATTGAGGTTAAAGCTCAAGTCCAAGACGAAGCTCAAACTCTGGATCCAGTGGGTGATACTGCAGAGAAACCTGTGGAAGATGGTGAAGAGGGAACCAAGGAAGAGGTGTACACCCTTATCCTGTCTGTGGAGGGACAGGACATGGGGATTCTGGTGACCGGAGAGGCACAGGAGTAGTGAGCTCATAGGCCCCTCAGCCTGTGCTACTTGTTGGAACTTTACCTGTTTTTCTCATCAAAGTTTTCACATTTATGTatactttaaagtgacagtaccaccaggcccaggctgaagcactggaggcgaccgacccacccttagtgggaggaaccccccgcccctctataatagggttccattgattctaatggagtcacgtcataaaggggctagggtttcctcccagtaagggtgggtcggcccgcctccagtgcttcagcctgggcctggtggtactgtcactttaaagaaatgtttttttttgtttttttttattgtttttcttccCAAGttatggaaaaaataataatacagatTATATTGTTTACACATACAGGTTCATGTGGTGGATCTGCAAGCTATAGAGTAGTTGTGAAGTATGTACTGCCAGCATAATGCCATGCCGAATTGCTATGCCTGCCTGTCTTATACAAGTGTGTGGgtaaggtcttaaaggggtaggggAGAAAAAAGTTTCATTcagatcaattggtgtcagaaaggtatacagatttgtaatttactgtatttctaaaaaaaaaataatctcaagccttccagtacttatcagctgctgtatgtcctgcaggaagtggtgtattctttccagtctgacgcagtgctctctgctgccatctctgtccatgtcaggaactgtctagagcaggagaggttttgctgctgctctggacagttcctgacatggacagaggtggcagcagagggtgctgtgtcagactggagggaatacaccactttctgcaggacataaagcagcaagCAAGGAAAAGCTGTCAGAACAGCAACCTCATTGACATTAATCCCCATTCCTGGTTAATTTTTAAAACCCTTCATAGCATTTCATAGCAAATCACAAAGCATTGCAGTGAAGGCGTCCATATCTGTTTCATGGTTCGGGCGGCATGAgaaagctgacaggttcccttgatCTCGGTTTAGTAGTAGTCGGTCAGCAGATATTATTGTGCACCATTGATTTCTAGAACATGATATGACGGCCATGTTAACCCTGTCAGTCACAGGACATTAACACCTTCATCTTAAGAAAAGGTCCAAGACTTCCAGTGTGTAGAACAACATTACAAAGGTTAGAGTTTTGTCATATTGTTTAAACCAAGTTTTATTTCTACCATTTCTTAGTCTCCTGTGTAAGTGTTCTGATCATAGCAAGTTATGAGGGTCTCAGATGTAAACCCTCTGTAAGAGAAGAAACCTGCCGTTTAGAGgtgctccttaaagggattgtctcctACCCAGAGGATAAGGGTAACTAGCTGGTCCCAGCCTGTcccttacctgtccctgtgccgcATCACCCCTGCCAGACCCCAAACAGCCTCCTGGATCACCTGCTTCTGCAACGTCACAACCCAGCTCAGAaatgccagctcagccagtcagtgactggggtgggacacgcaaccccccacccccaagcgTTAGCAGCAGATTTTTCGTTTTGGACAGTTCTATCATTTTTGTTGGTTTTTGATGCCAGCTGGGTCTTTTAGTGTAAGTTTACATAGCATGTAGAAAAGTGATATAAATACATAAAGTTCAGTGTTTTACCCTTCACTAGTATAGATCTATGATATATAGGTGGTGGGGAGCAAGAACTTTTATCAGAGGTATCCTCTAGCCTCTATGGGACTGATGGTGGTAGGAGAGTACAGCACTTAGTTATCTGCCAGTCTCATAGACTTAGCTAGAAATAGATGCACAGCACACATGCCCGGCCACCTCCTCCTTCAATTATGAGTCACAGGACCCCTGTACATTTGTTTGGATGGTCCCAGTGCTTGGACATCCACCAGTCAGACACCTATTCTGCAGACAGGTGATAggtttgtaatgtgttatttctATAACTTGTActtacagctgtttttttttgttgcagagtTTTTATACGACAATAAATCTGTGTTGGTCACCAAGTCTTTTATCTGGAGGAAATGTTTATTACAGTCTGCAAAACGTCTATGAGGTGTCCTGTGAATGGTctatgcttaaagcgactctgtacccacaatctgtccccccccaaacagcttgtaccttcagatagctgcttctgtcctggggtccgctcggtaggtgatgcagttattgtcctaaaaaacaacttttaaacttgcagccccatgccaatGGCcgtgtatatgcattaggctggcacaacctctctgtcccccctccccaccctcatcattaggaatgctccaggcagattgtctcctattcatcagctgtgtgaatactgaacatgggctaaatcgttagggcacctgtgcagtgttcactgcagaggaataggaaaaatcctgccaggggcattcctaatgatggaggtggggaggagggatggaggggtggtgcaaagttagggcacagatattctaagccacagccagagtttaaaagttgttttttaggacaataactgcatcacctgccgaacggaccccagaacagatcttggattaaaagcagctatctgaaggtacatgtggtttggggggatcagataGTTGGGCCACCAatgtctgatcagtggggggtacGACACCCAAGACcaacctcccccacccccctttacCCGATCGAGAGGGGGGAGTAGTGTACATCccagtggctgtgcctggtattacagctcagttccattaacttAAATAGTATGGAGACGTGGTGAGCAGATGTAGCAGGTACAAGCACCGCCACCTGTGTGGGACTGATCCTGGTAAACACAGAGCACCTTGGTCTTAATTATTCAGCTGATCCACCATAGTGTAGTCAGTCTGACTCCATCGATGTCATAACCTAAGGAGGGGCCATCAGAACTTTATCCCTTGAAAACTCTTTAGCTCAACAAAGATTTAGTCTTGGTCTAAAAATTCTTGATAGATAGAGAAGATATCGGATGAATAGATATGAGATGGAGCCGGGCCTATCGAATCCCAGTGATGTAAGAGAATTTCTAGGTGTTAGGTAGAAATGAAGTAATGTGAATCTGTAGAATAGATAGGAAACCATATAAGAGGTAAATGGTATACACAGGATagatagcatatatatatatatatatatatatattagagatgctgTGATGGGAGCCATCCCCAGGATAAGCCATGATATACAGCACATTCTTGCCCTCAGGCCATGTGTGACACATGAAGTTCAATCCCAGGGTCCTGCTCACCGCTCATGTGCCGACCCTGACACAAAAAAGCCTCAGTCAGCCATAAAGGGGTTAACCCTGGCCGTCATTGTTCCATGGGGCCTGGTGCTCTGGAAAAAACTGTCGCCCTCATCACATCCATTCATGGTGCCAGAGTGCCAGCTAAGCACATGCCTTTATGGGGGAGccatggagggggcagggggcatctattgacCCCTTTCTATCGGCCCACAGAGGGAGGTATCCTGACTTATAAAGATTTTACCTGCGTCAACAGAAACCATGCACAGCGCTTGGGAGCATCATGGGTTTTTTGGACTGCAGCCTAGTCTGATCCCTTTCAACCTTGCTCGGCGTTGGAGTGAGAACTTCTATCTGCTCACCTCTTCTAAGGACACAGGTAAGGGGCTGACATCCTCCCTAGGACACCTATGGTCACCTATATGTCTGCAGCATCAAACTCCCAGGGAtttctccatcacaggaggaaaATTAGTATACGAATACCCTGCAAGAATCTGTGTTGTGTGAGAGACCATTAATATGTCCTGTGTTCTGTAACAACTCTGAGAATGGTGAATTATTACCCAGGAAATACTGACCCCTATACCAGGCCTGTGATACAcattatgtatctatctatctcctatctatctatctatctatcttctatctatctatcttctatctatctatctatctatctatctcctatctatctatcttctatctatctatctatctatctatatctatctatctatctcctatctatctatcttctacctatctatctatctcctatctattatctatctatctatctatctatctatctatctatctcctatctatctatctatctatctatctatctatctatctcctatctattatctatctatctatctttcctatctatctatctcctatctatctatctatctatctcctatttatctatctatctatctcctatctatctcctatctatctatctatctatctatctatctatctatctatctatctatctatctatctatctatctatctatcttcttctTCTAACTATATATCTTATATCTGTCTATATTATAGACCTCACATTGCCCGGTGTTCCATCCTGTCATGTTATCATCTCTTATTATATATAAGGTTCCGGTCACATTGGTGGGGATTCCCTGTATGTGATATATGACCATTTCTTACCAGGTGTGAACAGCAGCCGTGACTCCAGTGTGAATGGGAGCCAAGCTCCGCAGTCAGctgggttttgttttttattataacTTATTAAGTATTTGTTTTATTGCATCTGAAATGTGAAGGATTATTCCCAATGTGAAGACTGATGATGCTATAAATATGTGCTACCTACAGGTCAGGGTACAGGGGTCCACATCCCACCTGTCAGGCTTCCTCTCCATCTGGATGCTGTGGGGGCGGGGTGGTTCTCATGGGGGCTCCCAGGGGTGGATACATTCATTATGTATGTCAGTGGAGTAAACCACTGCTACACCAATACAgtggctaaactacaactcccatcatttatTGTGGATTATTACACAGTATATGAGATGTATATGTGACTGACTTGTCTTCTTCTTCAGACACCACCATCTTCTGCTGTCAAGATGTACAGTTTTATGGGTGGAGGCCTTTTCTGCGCCTGCGTAGGTAACATCCTCCTAGTCGTATCCACCGCCACAGACTACTGGATGCAGTATCGCCTGTCAGGGGCGTTCGCACACCAAGGCCTGTGGAGATATTGTGTGACCGGAAAATGCTACATGCAGGTGGAGAGCATCGGTACGTAGCCCTGGATCTAGGccatgtgtgtgcgtgtgtgggggGACTGTACGGTAAACcctctgtgtgggggggggattagAAAACACATTGTAATCCCACCATTCCTAGTAATAAGAATAGTAATAATCCATCCCCTGTCTTATTACACATACAGGTGCTTCcctgtgctttacactgcagctctgcctttCAGATTGGCTTCTGTGTATGAGCACAAGCCCAGCAAAAGTGTCCCCCTACCCCGCTATAATGTTTCCGTACTGTATAGTGAACAGCTGTCCTGTAAACCTTTGTCGCCCCTATACAATACAGGGCTTAGTAAATTTCCCATAATGCTAATCTGTTTTCCTCTTCCAGCATATTGGAACGCCACGCGAGCCTTTATGATCCTGTCCACATTGTCCTGCTTTGCTGGGATCATCGCCGGGATCTTGTCCTTCGCACATTTCTCCACCTTCCAGAGATTTAACCGATCATTTGCTGCAGGCATTATGTTCTTCATCTCCAGTGAGTAATAATGTGCACAGCGtcccctgtataacactgcctgTCTACTAAAGCGCAAGTATATAACACTGCCTGTCTACTAAAGCGCAAGTATATAACACTGCCTGCCCTATTAAAGAGCAAGTATATAACACTGCCTGTCTACTAAAGAACAAGTATATACCACTGCCTGTCCTACTAAAGAGCAAGTATATAACACTGCCTGTCCTACTAAAGAGCAAGTATATAACACTGCCTGTCTACTAAAGAGCAAGTATATAACACTGCCTGTCTACTAAAGAGCAAGTATATAACACTGCCTGTCTACTAAATATATActcatattattatattatattctctaCCATAGTAgatgtattcttgtatataggggcagtattatagtagttatattcttgtatatagggggcagtattatagtagttatattcttgcatataggaggcagtattatagtagttatattcttgtatataggagcagtattaaagtagttatattcttgtatatagggggcagtattatagtagttatattcttgtatataggagcagtattatagtagttatattcttgtatatagggaacagtattatactagttatattcctgtatataggagcagtattatagtagttatattcttgtatataggagcagtattatagtagttatattcctgtatataggaggcagtattatagtagttatattcctgtatataggaacagtattatagtagttatattcttgtatataggaggtagtattatagtagttatattcttgtatataggagcagtattatagtagttatattcctgtatataggagcagtattatagttatattcctgtatatagtagcagtattatagtagttatattactgtatataggaggcagtattatagtagttatattcctgtatataggagcagtattatagtagttatattcttgtttataggaggcagtattatagtagttatattcctgtatataggagcagtattatagtagttatattactgtatataggaggcagtattatagtagttatattcttgtatataggagcagtattatagtagttatattcttgcatataggaggcagtattatagtagttatattcttgtatataggagcagtattaa is a genomic window of Dendropsophus ebraccatus isolate aDenEbr1 chromosome 12, aDenEbr1.pat, whole genome shotgun sequence containing:
- the LOC138769587 gene encoding SR-related and CTD-associated factor 4-like, with translation MENARERSSERELLSSSQDVVIREISSVDPIVTSPDESAKQKEKKVQHAPSRSSIVPASHHRSSHAVDRHGQSSSAGGALDLQSLVRSGSSSSLSGITVPIRLDALSYLLNNAVLGASKVPSQTPSYPPMCPGCPYTQMGYPYGAYMGSPYNMPYMNQFPACQQPGLMSCGTPQGVQACPNPMPNFSQFMVGPTPGQNQSTFSSVMPPTGTFLTTSTMNMATQSGQGNAQADSNTWGQKANEGFGNNKSNNPFSSNFEKQTSPSPQQGYPRFGEKQSEDGWFGRASNNSYRGSGRGRGDFGGRSWQNNSTGQDRRFGDRSWNTNNGGRRRFQESPDRNQDRGGSFKRGRWQDGRGRGGDNRDGWQQRNRQSFSPPWSNAGSSQGGFKANEEEKVVSKTEESNDKDEDWEMEYAGEPSAPETSNTSLPLTSKTGEDEDISIGSAADLAQTKEEGEVDSDKAVRETIEVKAQVQDEAQTLDPVGDTAEKPVEDGEEGTKEEVYTLILSVEGQDMGILVTGEAQE
- the LIM2 gene encoding lens fiber membrane intrinsic protein codes for the protein MYSFMGGGLFCACVGNILLVVSTATDYWMQYRLSGAFAHQGLWRYCVTGKCYMQVESIAYWNATRAFMILSTLSCFAGIIAGILSFAHFSTFQRFNRSFAAGIMFFISTLFVLLAMAIYTGVTVNFLGKRFGDWRFSWSYILGWVALLMTFFAGIFYMCAYRMHECRRVTGPR